A single window of Vigna radiata var. radiata cultivar VC1973A chromosome 4, Vradiata_ver6, whole genome shotgun sequence DNA harbors:
- the LOC106758282 gene encoding uncharacterized protein LOC106758282 encodes MRRGTNARGEMATRKDFRNRFLERYFPASAKQERERQFLALRQGSMRFEQGFRHQILKALVHLKINDFPELVEQALVAERMEESQHRVMRPQNGSFSGGRNQKKSYARPQQGGFRGLKCFECGDPHIRRNCPRLTVSKPEERKCYFCYKPGHFASSCPEKKIPGGAPKTQKFSGGKPTAAGRVFVMTGVEASQGAMHLFIPLSFC; translated from the exons ATGCGGAGAGGAACGAATGCTCGGGGAGAGATGGCCACTAGGAAAGATTTCAGAAACAGATTCTTGGAGAGATACTTTCCCGCCAGTGCCAAGCAGGAGCGCGAGAGACAGTTTTTAGCCTTACGACAAGGAAGTAT GAGGTTCGAGCAAGGATTTCGTCATCAGATATTGAAAGCACTTGTTCatcttaaaattaatgatttccCGGAGTTAGTAGAGCAAGCCTTGGTGGCAGAGCGAATGGAGGAGAGCCAACACCGTGTCATGAGACCTCAAAATGGTAGTTTTTCTGGAGGTAGAAATCAAAAGAAGTCGTATGCTAGGCCACAACAAGGTGGTTTTAGAGGCTTGAAATGCTTCGAGTGTGGAGATCCTCACATAAGGAGGAATTGTCCGAGACTAACAGTTTCAAAGCCTGAGGAGAGGAAATGTTACTTTTGCTATAAGCCTGGACACTTTGCATCTTCATGTCCAGAGAAGAAGATACCAGGAGGGGCACCGAAGACACAAAAGTTTTCTGGAGGGAAGCCAACGGCAGCAGGACGAGTCTTTGTCATGACGGGGGTCGAGGCGTCTCAGGGTGCAATGCATTTGTTTATACCCTTATCTTTTTGTTGA